The genomic window ggtgcaggagggaagcagggatATCTCTGGGGGGATATCTCAGGGATATCTCTGCATAGTCTGTAACAGCTACAGCTTCTGAGAGGAAGCCCTAATATTTGTCTCTTCTGATATGCctctcagaagaaaatgaactgcCTTCATTATGCAGCACTGCATGGTTACGTGGAGATCGCCAGGACCCTTTTGGATGCAGGAGCCCACATAGATGCTGTTAACCATGTAAGTAAGTCCCACTCCTTGCTCTCATCACTTCCTAATAAGCAAAGCCGGTTTGTGGAGCTTTACAAGAGCACAAAACAACTCTGCAAGgaccagtgctgctgtggggtctGTGCTTATGGGGAAATATCCCTAGTTCTCCCCGAGTCCAGGTTTGCAGCTGTCTTACTGTGGACATTGTAGGCACAGCACAGTCTTTTTGGTGAGCTCTTCCTAAGCACAGCATCTTCTTTCCACAGCAAAACGCGTCAGCGACCCATATTGCAGTGCTGCAGAACTTCCCAGCAATGGTGAAACTCTTCATCGATGCGGAGTGTGACCTTGACATTCCAGATAATGTAAGCCTGCAGCTcctgtttttttgtctttgaaacGTGAGTCCATTTTGTGGAGGATTTGATCACCTTAGGGACAGGATTAAAGAGGAGTGCTTTAAAATGGGGAGAAGCTGGGAGCACGACTAAGGAAACATGAAGCCTGTGAAATGATTTTGAGTGTTGCAGTGAGGTCATCGCTTGATAGCTCTCAGCACATGGGCTGTGCCATGTCCCTGGGACCTGTGTACAGAGACATTGCATAAGCAGActctctcctccctgctggAGTCAGATGGGAAAAAATTCAGGCCAAAAGATattctgcaaaatgttttgGAGACAGAGAATGGGAAGCAAGCCCTGGAGGTAGCTGGTTGTCTTGCCAGATTTTAATTCTGTGAATGAGTGGCTTTGTTAACAAATTTGTAGCTTATTTGTAACGTTTtggttaattttcttctttttttgtggtGATGTTCTCTCTTCATGCCACCATAAAATTGCCACATATTgtgtttgattttaattttttttcactgaataatCCCTAAATGCGTACAGATTACAATGCATCCAAATTAAACAGGCCCTGTGTCCCCAGAACAAAGAATTGGCACAGACCCTTTCTTGCCTTGGCCAAGCTATCTGCCTACAGAAAAcgtttaaataacaaaaaatgttttattcctATAAGTGACCCCAGGGATCTTTATGGCACTGAAGAGCTTCCTTCTTCAGACTGAAGTGTTATCAGAAACCACTCAGTGCTGGTGCTAGTACAGGGACAAACCAGTTCTGCTCAGCCCGAGGAACCCAGCTCCAGTTCAACGTTGGAGTTTGCTTGGCCTTCAGCtgaaaaagggagggaggggaatgAGGGCAGAGCTGACTGTGTTCTTCCAAAGCTTCCTTCTGGTATTGTTCTGCCCTATTTTCCAGCCTCACACTTGTCCCCTCTGAAGTTTAATCCTTTCACCCTCcttctgcagaggcagcagacCTCGCTCCACATCGCTGCAGAGCACGGCAGGCAGGACATTGCCGAGATGATTCTCATTGCAGGAGTCAATCTGAAGCTGACAGACAAGGTAATTGTCTCTGTGGGTTGAACAGATTCCACAGGGGTACGGAGGGAAAATAGAGACGGTCtttactgttgtttttcctaattttcAAGAAAGGCTACTGATAATATTAAAATCTGGGAATTTCCAGGTCTTGAAACAGCACAGAGTAGGTTATTTTGATGTGTTTTCCAGTAAGGAGGTGGCTGGTTCTTaggaagacagaaaacagtTCATGCAATGAGCAAACTTTTTTCCCAAAGTTGCTCCAGTTCCTGCTACTTCTGCTTTTGCTATTGCATACAATAATAACAAAGATATTATAGAGTAATGACAAATAATATACCACAGGGATCACGGAGCATGTTTTAATAGGTAAAAAGTATCTGGATAGTATAAATCTGGCACCAGGGTCCAGGATTTCTGTCcctgaaatgagaaaaaggaaCTCTAGAGGAATCATGCATGTTGTGTGCAGCCTGAAAGCCCCGTAGATGCCTGGAAAATATCGAAGTGGCTTGAGCAGAGATTAACGTAGTGTCTGCCATTTGCACCTGGGTTAAAGCACATGCAGACtcaaatattaatatatatccATCAGTTCATCCAAAATTGTGTTCACGTAAGGAGTGCAGTTACATTTTCATGGTCCTATCAGCTTCTCCTAGGAGACCATTTCTAATCATGCATATGTGGATCCTATAAAGTTAATGAGGCTGCATAAATCACTTCAGCTTCATGTGTCAGCAAACCTGCTGTGCAGAAGGCTATAAAAGGCCTAGGATTGCAGCACTGAGCTGGTCCTTTGAAGATTCCACGTTCCTGGGTGCCTGAAAGCACACTGCAATCCCCCTGGGGGTCACAGGATGTGGCAGCCACTGCTGCCCATCTGACAGCCCCCCCATGGCAGCAGaggagatgctgcagagcctggAAAATGACTCTCTGTGTCCTGCACACAGTAGCTTGAAGTTAATGCACATCTGAGACAATGTTTGCAGGTAGAAAATAGAGGTACAGCTAGGTACAACGCTCAatgggctgtgctgcctgctgttAGACTGCCAGGTGGGCATGAAGATTGAGCCTCCTGAGCATGCAAGGTCTTTTCCAgctcatttttccccttctaatTGCAGCAAGGAAAAACATCTTTGGATGTCGCTGCCCGAGGCAATCACATCAACGTGGCAGACATGATTATCAAAGCCGATCGGTTTTACAAGTGGGAAAAGGTGAGCAGCGTATATCGCCATCTCCTGTGTTTTACAGGGTAGATGTAGCTTATCCTCTCCCCTGAGATTCCACATTACCAACTGCAAAATGACATCCTGACCTCAACTTTCATTTTAGATAAACAAAAGCCCTCACCATGTCAACTGCAGCTACTTAAGACACTccttattttttagaaaaaaaagcctctgtTGTTAAAAGCCTCAGGCTGTGCTGAAGGGAACAGGGATTTTCAAAGATTCTTTGGCAGTTGTTCCAAAAGCCCTGTAGAAGAGGGTGTGGtatcattatttctttttcccagaaGGAGAAAATTAAGCTCTGAGCATGGAAATGCTTGGGCTGAGGTCACCAACTGTGACCTTGGAGgtttcagcagcagagaggaggcAGCTCACCTCTAATCTCCCATGAGCCGAGTGATCATTTCTTGTTGGAGTCATACAACCAACTTCCTTCTCAAACTTCCccccagctggggctgttcctCTTGTGTTTCCCTGAGTGGCACAGCAGTGTCTCCAGCACATAGGGTGCAGCTGCTCATCTGCCTTAACCCCTGAACTGAAACCCTACCTACCCCAAGCCTGTGTCCAACACGATCTGAGCAGAGGGCACAACACAAGCACAGCCAAACACCTCATTCCTTGTGTTTATAGGACTTTGTGCATCCCCCAATACCAGGAAAGACAGTAGTctagaggggaaggaaaggaaggtggCACACAGCATTACTTCTGAGGCTGGGCCTGTATCAGGGCCTTGCACGGGCTTCCCAGACAGCCCTAGGCAGAGTCATTTAGCCTCTTTGCAGTCTGGCATGTGAAGGAGGTGTGTGAAGGTTAATTAAATGATTCTGCATACAAGTCCCTGATAAAAGGCACTGTAGAAACGCAAATTGTGATTCGAATGGGCTTCCACAGCAAAGCTGCTATTAACAGATTTGTTAACACACATGGTTAGAGTGAAAAAGACAATAGAAGAAATGTTTCACACCAGAATGAACTCACAGCGACCTGCAGAGCTGAGGATGTGGGAGATAGCAGAACGACAGGTACAGAGGACAGAGGAGGTCTCATTAACACCAGCAGGGCACGTGCAGGTCTCAGTCCAGGAAGCACGATGATGGGCTGATAATCAGTAACACTGACACAACAGAGCATTGCTGTCCCAGCTGCACTGAGATCAGCAGCCAAGGAAACAAGGCAGACCTAGAGCAGATAAACTGCATCTTGTTCTCATGTTAATCTCCTCACTGCCAGCAGGAAAACTCGATTACAGCCTAAAAGCAGCAGGACACTTCAAGTTGAATCTCACACAAAAGACCGTGATAAGAATTCTGCAGCATCTCACACTGAAACTCCTGTTCTGGCTTTGCAGGACAACCTGAACAGTGACTCTGACTCCTGGGTGGCAAAGCACTTGACCTTTAAGCAAGACCACAGGGTGGAAACGCAGCACATTCGCTCAGTAATGTGGAGATTAGCTACTAAATACCTCAAACCTGGTGAATGGAAGAAGCTGGCACATTTCTGGAAATTCACTGATGCACACATTAGAGCCATTGAACAACAATGGACAGGTATAAGACATTACACAGGTATTTTTCATACTTCACGCATAATCCTCTTTAGAACTTCATGGATACCTTAGCACGTTCAGAGTTTTGGAAGCAGATCACCGCTGGTGATCTGTCGGTCACCACAGGGGATCCTGTAGTTTGCACAATGCGAGCGAGGAACCATGCTCTGAAGGTGGAAATTCTGTATTGACATAAAAGGTTGTCTGACAAGCCCAAGTTCATCCATTGCCCGTTCCATCAAGTGGAATATTAATCTACCAATCAGACCACAACCAGGAATTAAGCCAGAATGTACTTCAGAGCTTCATGGTAAAATCCAAAGCATAGGGGTACCCAAACTCAGCAACTCAGCATCTCTAGAGCTATGGGCTGCGATGTGCAGGATTTGATTTGTGGCTTCATTTTGCCAGGTACTAAAAGCTACAGAGAGCATGGCCACAGGATGTTGCTTATCTGGCTTCATGGTGTGATCACAGCAGGAGAAAATCCAATCAAGGGATTGTATGAAGGTCTTGTGGGCATTGGAAGAAGGGATTTGGCTGGTAATGCTTTTGGCTTCCTTTGAATAGCACACACTAAGCACTAGCTGAATTCTGTTGTTTTacaacatacagaaaaaaacttgaaagaaaCCAATTCACATGAGCTCAAAGGTACTCCACCCTGTCCCACCCCCTTACTACCACTCTATACatcatttctcttccctttttttggTAAATTAACACATCCTTCCACAGCTTTAAGCCTTCTCTGCAGCAGGATATTTAACAGAGGACAATAACCAGTAAAAACAGATCAAAGAGTTATCCTTTAGTAAACCTACAGCACCACTGAATGGTGTTATAAGATATAACAAGATATAAAACAAGATGTGTAAGATATTCCCACCCCTTAGAACTGAGAACATTCTCTCCTCTTTTACAGAAAGCATTcggaaaaaagcaaatgcagacTCTGCTTCTCCACGGAAGTGCACAGCCATGTAAAACTGAAGGGTAGTAGTGGTTCCTTCACTGATGTGTCATCAGTTGTCTTAAGAGCTACAAGAGAAACACTTGCTCTGTCACTTACCAGAAGGCAGCTGTAACTTAAGGGCTTCTCATCATAAAAAGCTGGTGTCATTGCTGCTTCCTTCCTGGTCTGAAACTACAAGGATATCAGCAAACAGTAGCAGTCTAAAATGCCTCTTTAAAGAGAAGTGAGATTTTATTGGCTCTTCTCTATGTTCTCAATACTGTAATAAGAACTAAGTCTCACTTGCCATAATGTGACCGAGTACCAGGATATACTACAAGATTTTATTGTAACTTGTTTGCAGTGTATTTTTGTATATGAATTTTTAACTGTCAATTTTATAAGCTTTTGTTTACAGGAATGTTCTTTACATAccttttttgcctctttttttttttgtctaccaTGCGTATCttagatttgtttttaactttcctCCTAACTTGGGAGTTTGTTCAGCCAAGTCAAGGCAACTACTTGATCCTTAAGGACTGtgatctttaaagaaaaaatgtatatcactgtaatatttataaatcaaGTGAGTAATTTCTTTAATCCCTAGGTTGCCACTTGAAAATCTCCTTTACCTTAGAACATAGATAGCTCCACTCATCTAAGAGTAAGAGTGAACTTAAGGCTACCTGAAGGCTGATATTCTTGTCCACAGCACTGCTGTGTGGATTTTACTGTTTCAACTCAGAGGTTACCAGTGGTTATTTTACACAGCCTATGATAAGGACATACAATTTTCATAAACACCAATTTGTCTTTTAAGTTTTTGTAGTTTTAGTgtttcaagggaaaaataatatctGTATTTCAATAAATCAAAATTCTAAGGTTAAATTTGCACATTGTGTCTTagtctttattaaaaacattgaCTAATTCTTACTCAAAGCTAACCCAGTGCAACCTTACAGCTATAACTGTTCGATACAAGAGGCAAATTCAAACAGAAGGTAccttttaagtgtttttttttttttttttaaagtatctgtGGAGGCAAACCAGGACTGTAGTAAGCTACACTACTGTTCTCTTGTAGTCAAAAGAAGAGGCACGTGCTGAACTTGAAGTTTTATTGAAAACCATTTTTAAACAGCTAGCAAGAAAgttaaaaatttatttcaaatagaaATAAACTAACTTGCAACACAACATATAAAGCAAATAAGTGATGGCAACATTGGCACTTTAACATCTTTTAAACCAAATACTCAACAAAAATATACGTCAGCTTATAAGTACACAACCTGCATGTGGCAATATATACAACTGagtgaaaatataaaaagaaatactgttctGTTCAAGAACATGATAGTGAAGACTTTGGTAgcaaaaatgtctttgtttttaaaactgcagCCTTCAGAGATACTTCCTTGAATtcaaagacttaaaattaagcaGATGTTCCATTACATTGTTGAAGGTTTATTGTCCACGGGTAGCTCACTGACTATTGATCCTGTTGGAATCGCACAGTGATAATCGGCCAAcacaagaaaaaaggcagagtGGGAACAGATGATTGTACACAGGAAGACCACCAAACCTGATTCCTCATTTTCACTGGCAGTCAGAAACCTACTCTTCTTCTTGCTCGCTGCTGTTATGAAGACTGATTTTTTGGACTTCCAGTTCTTCTGCGCTGACCATTGAGGGGTCGATGGCTGCATACCGGGTACCACGGAACTGCAGTAAGTGGATCTGTAAGACACAGAAATTAACGCTGAAAATGGTGTAGAGGCATAACTGGTAAGAAAAACAGTACTGCTGAGTAACTTTTCTATGAGAATGTAATCAGGGATTGGAGTATAAGAGTTCAGACAAAGGATAGAGGAAATAAGCAGCAGCCAAGCCCCCAAAGCCAACCCTTGATTGATGTGGCTGCTCAGCATCAGCAATCTGGGAGACAGAGTGAACAGAGCTCAGGCAGGTTAAGAAATAAAAGTGAGCACAGAAAAGTTTCctactgctgttccagctataCATGCTGGTAAATTGGGTTTGAATGCAGGCACTTACTTGAATATATAGGTTGACCTCAGCACTCCTGCAGAGATACGGGAAATTGCCTCCTGTTTTGAGATGAGCTCTTCTGGCATTAGGATAAAGCTTAtacatttcttcttttgcttcagTCGAAAGTGCGCTCTGGTCAAATACCTATGGAACGAGTCACAGCAGTTAATTCTGAATCTAGGTTTATTTAAGTAAGTAAAtgctgcaaatatttattaagtTCCTAACACAATAACCACACCCCACCTTCCAAGAGGAGGAAACAGTgataaagaaaagattaaacTGAGATAAACTTACATCCATAATAGTTACAGGGACGTCTCGAATTTTATGAGGTTCTACATAG from Anas platyrhynchos isolate ZD024472 breed Pekin duck chromosome 11, IASCAAS_PekinDuck_T2T, whole genome shotgun sequence includes these protein-coding regions:
- the ANKDD1A gene encoding ankyrin repeat and death domain-containing protein 1A isoform X1; this encodes MGDELASEADTLLHSEKEFHDAAKRNDTARMEELIKRGVDIRAKNNTDRTALHWAAGAGNVDAVRLLLDHDVPVDDEDSFGMNALLLSAWFGHLRVLHILVNAGAKINCVNKHGRGLLHCAAQRGHIQVMEFIMEDLEDVHVDKTDKMDKTAFHLAAEYGQLEVVEFLIRQGCSHNAKDEENNTALHLAAKNGHLSVLQKIVDIGVDLDEKNLEGLTALHLAAEGGHCDCVKLLLEVGADVNTQTQKKMNCLHYAALHGYVEIARTLLDAGAHIDAVNHQNASATHIAVLQNFPAMVKLFIDAECDLDIPDNRQQTSLHIAAEHGRQDIAEMILIAGVNLKLTDKQGKTSLDVAARGNHINVADMIIKADRFYKWEKDNLNSDSDSWVAKHLTFKQDHRVETQHIRSVMWRLATKYLKPGEWKKLAHFWKFTDAHIRAIEQQWTGTKSYREHGHRMLLIWLHGVITAGENPIKGLYEGLVGIGRRDLAESIRKKANADSASPRKCTAM
- the ANKDD1A gene encoding ankyrin repeat and death domain-containing protein 1A isoform X2, with amino-acid sequence MKVLHSEKEFHDAAKRNDTARMEELIKRGVDIRAKNNTDRTALHWAAGAGNVDAVRLLLDHDVPVDDEDSFGMNALLLSAWFGHLRVLHILVNAGAKINCVNKHGRGLLHCAAQRGHIQVMEFIMEDLEDVHVDKTDKMDKTAFHLAAEYGQLEVVEFLIRQGCSHNAKDEENNTALHLAAKNGHLSVLQKIVDIGVDLDEKNLEGLTALHLAAEGGHCDCVKLLLEVGADVNTQTQKKMNCLHYAALHGYVEIARTLLDAGAHIDAVNHQNASATHIAVLQNFPAMVKLFIDAECDLDIPDNRQQTSLHIAAEHGRQDIAEMILIAGVNLKLTDKQGKTSLDVAARGNHINVADMIIKADRFYKWEKDNLNSDSDSWVAKHLTFKQDHRVETQHIRSVMWRLATKYLKPGEWKKLAHFWKFTDAHIRAIEQQWTGTKSYREHGHRMLLIWLHGVITAGENPIKGLYEGLVGIGRRDLAESIRKKANADSASPRKCTAM